Genomic DNA from Oryza sativa Japonica Group chromosome 5, ASM3414082v1:
tgtgagagagttcCACTTAGTTCTGCTCCTATTTTAgggacatttaactatttgtcacttttaagatgtggcatCTAAAGATTTGCCACTTGTTGTCTATTACATGTGGGTCCTCATGTGCCTATAACATGTAGGTTCTGTGGCAAATCTTTATCATCACTCATAAGAGgggtaaatagttaattattcctctattttgggtggagctaaaactgtttggttGAGCTCTAGCTTCAGAAGAAGTGCCAAATAGGCTCTAAGATAGGGGAGGCCTTATACCTGGTTTTACGGTCGAGGGAGGTTATTCGATCAGAAgcaagggaggagggaggccggtGGGCAAATCCATTTTTAGGTGGGCCAAATGGAGGCCCAACTTTGTGTGGCGGTATACAGGCCGTGCAGTTGGGCTGGGACTCCGCCTTCCACACCGAAACGGCCCACGCGTACCGACGCACCTCGCTCATCCCATCCTAGCCGTCGGTTCCAAATCTGACGGCATCAAGGCCCTCCAGGCCGTGCTCATATAGGTTTCCTCTCCACCTCCAGCCCGGACTCTCCCGATCCTTCCCCAACTCGGCGTCGCGCCGCCTCAACCGAAGCAAGGTGCGTCTCATCTCTCTCgcaatcctctcctcctcttccaaatccctcgccctcctcctcgccttcgaAAATCGAggcccgattttttttttttgttcttcctCGCAGGAGCAAAGCGGGGATTCAGAACGGGAAGGAGAAGGTCCGGTTCGTCCGCTCTCGAGGTTCGTGTTCGTCGCCCAAACCCTAGGTTCCCTCCCCTCTTCTCGTTTGTCGATCTATGTATGTTGTTGCGGtaggttttgatttttttttcggggtTCGGTGTGAACGATCTGTGCCTGGTTGATTTCGGTATGAGAGATGCAAATAGACCGTAGCTGATGAAAACCGTAGCAGATCGAGGCTGCtttgctgctactgctgctgtaaATTTCCTGTAGATTTACGTTCGGGTGTAAATATTGAACAAATTGATGCGATTTTCCATTGGAGGAAATTGAATCTACGGTGACTGCTGCTCACGGTTGCTGCTGAGTGCTGCTTCTTGCAGTGGGGAGCCCGCCATGGTTGGATTAGATGGGCGGAGCTTGTTTTGTGGGTTACATGGGTGGTTCCTTCAACCGGCCAAATCATTTTTTATCATCAGTGGATGGAAGAGACCCTTAGGCTAGATATGTAGTTATGTGATTGGTCGGTGTATTACAAATTATGTCTAGGTTTCTACTGTTTCATTGTCTTGGGTTGTTTTCTTCGATTGAAGATTAATGATCTAAAATGGTTTGCAGCTTAGGTTTTTAAAACGGATCAAATAGTATTCTTTGTCGGGCGGATATTTCAAGGCCTACTCCGGAAGGAATGCCCTTGTGCAACAGGCAAAAAAAAGTGCCTCTGTGCCATGTTGTTTGATCTTTTTTGCAGTTGCAGGGGGGAGAAATACTAAACTTTCTAGTGGAAGAGACACCTCTATGTTGTTAACAGTGTCCAGATATAGGTTAAAACTTATCATGAGCAACATCTAGCTTCATGATTTCTTGAAGTGGATTACAGTCGTTTGTTTTTGTTCTTTCTATTCACTTTGTTCTTCTAATATTAACGGCTTTGAATAAGTGTGCAGATTAGGTTAAAAGGTACTGGGATTAGGGTTTTCTTGCGAGAGCTTTATAATGTTCCAATCACACACTGATCGTTTCAGGGGTAAAGTCACAGGAATCATACTTGTTGGTGATCTCAAAAGTTAAAAATGATAACATATGAACTTGTTTTTATTTAGCATATGCTCCCTTTGTTGTCTACTTTTTCTGTATGTAATGCGCTATGACGACTCTAAATCGAGGTATTTCTTTCTCCCTGTAGTTACCAGATAAGccattcatatacatatatatagaagcACTTCTTGAGATTTGGACAATAAATtctgacaattttttttaatctttttgtTATGTACAGCTCAAGTGTCAGTTGAAGTGTTTTGAAAGTCATGGCGGAGCATTTGGCTTCAATATTTGGGACTGAGAAGGATAGGGTTAACTGCCCCTTTTACTTCAAGATTGGGGCTTGCCGTCATGGGGATCGTTGCTCCCGTCTGCACAACAGGCCAACTGTGTCGCCGACAATTGTGCTTGCTAACATGTATCAGCGCCCTGATATGATCACACCAGGAGTCGATGCTCAAGGCCAACCTATTGATCCTGAAAAGATGCAGGAGCACTTTGAGGATTTCTATGAGGATATCTATGAGGAGCTGAGCAAGTTTGGTGAGGTTGAGACCCTCAATGTCTGTGATAACCTTGCTGACCACATGATAGGCAATGTGTATGTCCAGTTCAGGGAGGAAGAACAGGCAGTCGCTGCGCATAATGCCCTTCAAGGTCGCTTCTACTCAGGGCGCCCAATAATTGTTGAGTATTCCCCTGTGACTGATTTCCGTGAGGCGACCTGTAGGCAGTTTGAGGAGAACAGCTGCAACCGTGGGGGCTACTGTAATTTTATGCATGTAAAGCAGATTGGCAGGGAGCTCAGGAGGAAGCTTTATGGGGGGCGATCCAGGAGGAGCCATGGGAGAAGCCGCAGCCCAAGCCCACGCCACAGGAGGGGCAATCGTGACCGTGATGATTTCCGCCGTGAACGTGATGGTTatcgtggtggtggtgatggttaccgtggcggcggcggtggcggtggtggtgacggttACCGCGGCGGTGATAGTtaccgtggtggtggtggtggtggacgcaGGGGTGGGGGCAGCAGGTATGACAGGTATGATGATGGAGGAAGGCGCAGGCATGGCAGCCCCCCAAGGCGTGCAAGGAGCCCAGTCAGGGAAAGCAGCGAGGAACGCAGGGCGAAGATTGAACAGTGGAACCGTGAACGGGAGGAAAAGCCTTGAACGAAAGCAGTGATATCTCTATGGATGGCCGGTTCATGCCTTCATGGCAATCACTATCCGCTGGAGTCGTGGTGTGCTGCTATGTTCTAAGTGGATATTTAGTGT
This window encodes:
- the LOC4339621 gene encoding splicing factor U2af small subunit B, translating into MAEHLASIFGTEKDRVNCPFYFKIGACRHGDRCSRLHNRPTVSPTIVLANMYQRPDMITPGVDAQGQPIDPEKMQEHFEDFYEDIYEELSKFGEVETLNVCDNLADHMIGNVYVQFREEEQAVAAHNALQGRFYSGRPIIVEYSPVTDFREATCRQFEENSCNRGGYCNFMHVKQIGRELRRKLYGGRSRRSHGRSRSPSPRHRRGNRDRDDFRRERDGYRGGGDGYRGGGGGGGGDGYRGGDSYRGGGGGGRRGGGSRYDRYDDGGRRRHGSPPRRARSPVRESSEERRAKIEQWNREREEKP